One genomic segment of Mycolicibacterium gilvum includes these proteins:
- a CDS encoding ammonium transporter, which produces MTPEVEDALSTMASVNNEFFYWMSIALMMLIHAGFLAYEIGASRSKNVLATATKNLLAFATIVASFFFVGWFLYNSMPSGFIEFNDAAKAALPWSDNMGPNTDDPASGIFWGAFALFAATTGSIMSGAVLERIRTSGFLVLTVFVGSVVWIIGASWGWHGAGWMLTELGFHDVGAAGCVHMIAGFAALGILINLGPRIGRFLPDGTAVTIRPHNLPLTMVGLFLIFTGFFGFLMGCVIYGPGGYATIYGSPTTLSAFAFNTLMGLAGGIIGAYLTSRGEPFWTISGGLAGVIAVAAGMDLYHPALTFVIALVGGGLIPFIGKLLDKMKIDDVVGAVAVHGGMGFYSLIMAGIFLAGYPNTDGNPSISFWGQLIGAVTFAALGFLPAYLLSLGLKKAGLLRIPPEVEEQGLDLSEVPATPYPEGIPVTEMRASSGTAVLVLGEEVK; this is translated from the coding sequence TTGACACCTGAAGTGGAGGACGCCCTCTCGACGATGGCGTCCGTCAACAACGAGTTCTTCTACTGGATGTCCATCGCACTGATGATGCTCATCCACGCCGGCTTCCTCGCGTATGAGATCGGTGCGTCCCGATCGAAGAACGTTCTGGCCACGGCAACGAAGAATCTGCTCGCGTTCGCCACGATCGTCGCGTCGTTCTTCTTCGTCGGCTGGTTCCTCTACAACTCCATGCCGAGCGGGTTCATCGAGTTCAACGACGCGGCCAAGGCGGCGCTGCCGTGGAGCGACAACATGGGCCCCAACACCGACGATCCGGCCAGCGGTATCTTCTGGGGCGCCTTCGCACTGTTCGCGGCCACCACCGGTTCGATCATGTCGGGCGCTGTGCTGGAACGGATCCGAACCAGCGGCTTCCTGGTCCTGACCGTGTTCGTCGGCTCGGTGGTGTGGATCATCGGTGCGTCCTGGGGGTGGCACGGCGCCGGCTGGATGCTGACCGAGCTGGGTTTCCACGATGTCGGTGCGGCCGGATGCGTGCACATGATCGCCGGCTTCGCAGCGTTGGGCATCCTGATCAACCTGGGGCCGCGGATCGGCAGGTTCCTGCCCGACGGCACCGCGGTAACCATCCGACCGCACAACCTGCCGTTGACGATGGTCGGACTGTTCCTGATCTTCACGGGGTTCTTCGGCTTCCTGATGGGCTGTGTCATCTACGGCCCAGGCGGCTATGCCACGATCTACGGCAGTCCGACGACGTTGAGCGCCTTCGCCTTCAACACGTTGATGGGTCTGGCCGGCGGCATCATCGGCGCCTACCTGACCTCTCGGGGTGAGCCGTTCTGGACGATCTCCGGCGGCCTGGCCGGTGTCATCGCGGTTGCGGCGGGGATGGATCTGTACCACCCAGCACTGACGTTCGTCATCGCGTTGGTGGGCGGCGGCCTGATCCCGTTCATCGGCAAGCTGCTCGACAAGATGAAGATCGACGACGTGGTGGGCGCGGTCGCCGTCCACGGCGGCATGGGGTTCTACTCGCTGATCATGGCGGGCATCTTCCTGGCCGGCTACCCCAACACCGACGGCAACCCGTCGATCTCCTTCTGGGGTCAGCTGATCGGTGCGGTCACCTTCGCGGCACTGGGATTCCTCCCCGCCTACCTGCTGTCGCTGGGCCTGAAGAAGGCTGGCCTGCTGCGGATTCCGCCGGAGGTCGAGGAGCAGGGTCTGGATCTCTCGGAGGTTCCGGCCACGCCTTACCCCGAGGGCATCCCGGTCACCGAGATGCGTGCCAGCAGCGGCACTGCGGTGCTCGTCCTCGGTGAGGAGGTGAAATAA
- a CDS encoding heme-dependent oxidative N-demethylase family protein, which produces MISAPDLIETFPFPFAADTYRYTTNVEPAGSSVHTPAGRWGERVVDIDSEYETELAERAEILAADPTRYAVLPHMRVACWDAMLTLMREMSSAYPDTMSLERHGAGWRWRNDRLGITQDFVIGDETTLPAEPLAYIGGQVQEDIVLLDQRDGDLFGDAGVVTFTADWSFGFDVGMTFLEIHGPVPRLRQTGVITRAREFLMRLQPGETYRRTNWTLTIDRRLDVSTERYCEWGPDRTLIQTVPDDEFGRRVHLRVEVQHLIRLPESGSICFLIRSYMLPLADLAAFEPWRQRAAAVLAELPDDIADYKGIIAYRDRAVAWLRNAG; this is translated from the coding sequence GTGATCTCGGCACCTGACCTGATCGAGACGTTCCCGTTCCCGTTCGCCGCGGACACCTACCGGTACACCACCAACGTCGAGCCCGCGGGTTCGTCGGTGCACACCCCGGCCGGACGGTGGGGCGAGCGGGTAGTCGACATCGACAGCGAGTACGAAACCGAACTCGCCGAGCGCGCCGAGATTCTGGCCGCCGATCCGACCCGCTACGCCGTTCTGCCCCACATGAGGGTCGCGTGCTGGGACGCCATGCTGACCCTGATGCGGGAGATGTCGTCGGCCTACCCGGACACGATGTCGCTCGAGCGGCACGGTGCCGGCTGGCGGTGGCGCAACGACAGACTCGGTATCACACAGGATTTCGTGATCGGTGACGAAACGACGCTGCCGGCCGAACCGCTCGCCTACATCGGCGGCCAGGTCCAGGAGGACATCGTCCTGCTCGATCAGCGCGACGGCGATCTGTTCGGCGACGCCGGCGTGGTGACCTTCACCGCGGACTGGTCGTTCGGCTTCGACGTCGGCATGACGTTCCTGGAAATCCACGGACCGGTGCCGCGGCTCCGCCAGACGGGCGTCATCACGCGCGCCCGTGAGTTCCTGATGCGCCTCCAACCCGGCGAGACCTACCGGCGCACCAACTGGACGCTGACCATCGACCGGCGCCTCGACGTGTCGACCGAGCGCTATTGCGAGTGGGGCCCCGACCGCACCCTGATCCAGACCGTCCCGGACGACGAGTTCGGGCGCCGGGTGCACCTGCGGGTCGAGGTCCAGCACCTCATCCGGCTGCCCGAGTCCGGCTCGATCTGCTTCCTGATCCGGTCCTACATGCTGCCGCTGGCCGACCTGGCCGCGTTCGAACCGTGGCGGCAGCGTGCCGCGGCGGTGCTTGCCGAGCTGCCCGACGACATCGCCGACTACAAGGGCATCATCGCCTACCGCGATCGTGCGGTGGCCTGGCTGCGCAACGCGGGCTGA
- a CDS encoding PDR/VanB family oxidoreductase yields the protein MTALKLTVAAVDDSIENVRTLTLTHVDGAPLPSFTPGSHIVVECEAPGRPTNAYSLTGDGIAPDAYVISVLRRADEITSGPSGSQWIHDELAVGDTLIARPPRSAFAPVLRARRHLLVAAGIGITPMVSHLRSAKLWGRETRLYYIHRPGRAAYVDTIRELTDHASIHTERAQFATDVSVALADQPMGTHLYVCGPAGFIEFVSATAAALGWPASRIHIEHFGSEALDPGEPFSVRVRSTGEEFPVEPGVSLLEALERRGFDIPNLCRRGVCGECRIPVSGSVITHRDLYLTEDDKVAGDSLMACVSRADGSQTLEVAL from the coding sequence GTGACCGCGCTGAAACTGACCGTCGCCGCAGTCGACGATTCGATCGAGAACGTCCGAACGTTGACGCTGACCCACGTCGACGGTGCACCGCTGCCGTCGTTCACGCCCGGCAGTCACATCGTTGTCGAGTGCGAGGCGCCGGGCCGGCCGACCAACGCCTATTCGCTGACCGGTGACGGAATCGCGCCGGATGCGTACGTGATCTCGGTACTGCGGCGCGCCGACGAAATCACAAGCGGCCCCAGCGGTTCGCAGTGGATCCACGACGAGCTCGCGGTGGGCGACACCCTGATCGCCCGCCCGCCGCGCAGCGCGTTCGCGCCCGTACTACGCGCACGACGACACCTGTTGGTGGCGGCCGGAATCGGGATCACCCCGATGGTGTCGCATCTGCGCAGCGCGAAGCTGTGGGGCCGCGAGACCCGGCTCTACTACATCCACCGCCCGGGCCGCGCAGCCTATGTCGACACGATCCGGGAGCTCACCGACCACGCGTCGATCCACACCGAACGGGCACAGTTCGCCACGGACGTGTCGGTCGCGCTGGCCGACCAGCCGATGGGCACCCACCTCTACGTGTGCGGTCCCGCCGGGTTCATCGAGTTCGTCAGCGCCACCGCCGCGGCGCTGGGCTGGCCCGCGAGCCGAATCCACATCGAGCACTTCGGCTCCGAGGCGCTCGATCCCGGTGAGCCGTTCTCCGTTCGCGTGCGCTCGACCGGTGAGGAATTCCCCGTCGAACCCGGGGTGTCCCTGCTGGAGGCGCTGGAACGCCGCGGCTTCGACATCCCGAACCTGTGCCGACGCGGGGTGTGCGGGGAATGCCGGATCCCGGTGTCCGGCAGCGTGATCACCCATCGCGACCTCTATCTCACCGAAGACGACAAAGTGGCGGGGGACTCGCTGATGGCATGTGTCTCCCGCGCCGACGGCAGCCAGACCTTGGAGGTGGCACTGTGA
- a CDS encoding dimethylamine monooxygenase subunit DmmA family protein, translated as MSPALELTSVPGWAVTSTRPPADTSGRYWTVIAFGPAGNEVAREWSDDIYAAGRESGLRIHRIAEGDADEACAALVADLAEARVGWRLMLAGPASVCLRVRAKALECNIADDEMTIASTDTGGRDVQCVHCRTVTSVRADLEDVVPCTGCGRNLVVYYHVSRRQGAHLGFMIDAEEQVAS; from the coding sequence ATGAGTCCTGCTCTCGAGCTCACCAGTGTGCCCGGCTGGGCCGTGACTTCGACCCGACCGCCCGCCGATACGTCCGGACGCTATTGGACGGTCATCGCCTTCGGGCCGGCCGGGAACGAGGTGGCCCGCGAGTGGAGCGACGACATCTATGCGGCCGGGCGCGAATCCGGACTGAGGATCCACCGGATCGCCGAAGGCGACGCGGACGAGGCGTGCGCGGCGCTCGTCGCGGATCTGGCCGAGGCGCGCGTCGGGTGGCGACTCATGCTGGCCGGGCCCGCGAGCGTCTGTCTGCGGGTGCGGGCCAAAGCGCTGGAATGCAACATCGCCGACGACGAGATGACCATCGCCTCCACCGACACAGGCGGTCGCGACGTGCAGTGCGTGCACTGCCGCACCGTCACCTCGGTGCGGGCCGACCTCGAGGACGTCGTGCCCTGCACCGGATGCGGCCGCAATCTCGTTGTCTACTACCACGTCTCACGACGGCAGGGGGCCCACCTCGGGTTCATGATCGACGCCGAAGAGCAGGTGGCGTCGTGA
- a CDS encoding FAD-dependent monooxygenase: MSARISVIGAGISGLAAAVALERAGHHVSVIEQRTDTGAGSGISLWPNALAALDQIGLGDSVRDAGGRVTAGAIRWRDGTWVRRPSVRRIVDALGEPLVVVRRSRLTDILREALPAGTVRTGLAATRVSVGASSVRITLSDGEVRESDAVVGADGVNSVLTRTLNGPLRTRYVGYTAWRGIAAHPLDPELGGETLGPGTQVGHVPLGPDHTYWFATERTAEGGSAPGGEHAYLTAKLADWADPIPRLVATTDPGDLLRNDLYDRARAARWSDGRAVLIGDAAHPMRPHLGQGGCQGIEDAAILARFLKLADDVPTAFERFEAFRKPRVGMLVREAQTLGRIVNVRPAVLSGLAGRATALIPERMVTAHLAWIAAGSAFVLPTAADLAR; encoded by the coding sequence ATGTCAGCGCGCATCTCCGTGATCGGCGCCGGCATCTCGGGACTTGCCGCCGCGGTCGCTCTCGAGCGCGCCGGCCATCACGTCTCGGTGATCGAGCAGCGGACCGACACCGGTGCGGGCTCGGGAATCAGCCTCTGGCCCAACGCACTGGCCGCGCTGGACCAGATCGGGCTCGGCGACAGCGTCCGCGACGCCGGCGGGCGCGTCACCGCGGGGGCCATCCGCTGGCGCGACGGAACGTGGGTGCGCCGCCCGTCGGTCCGGCGCATCGTCGATGCGCTCGGCGAACCGCTGGTGGTGGTGCGCCGTTCGAGGTTGACCGACATTTTGCGAGAGGCACTGCCGGCCGGGACCGTGCGGACGGGGCTCGCGGCGACGAGGGTTTCCGTCGGCGCGTCCTCGGTGCGCATCACGCTGTCGGACGGAGAGGTCCGCGAGTCTGATGCCGTGGTCGGGGCGGACGGGGTCAACTCCGTGCTGACTCGGACTCTCAACGGACCGTTGCGTACCCGCTACGTCGGCTACACCGCCTGGCGCGGAATCGCGGCCCACCCGTTGGATCCCGAACTGGGCGGCGAGACGCTCGGCCCGGGCACCCAGGTCGGGCATGTGCCGCTGGGCCCAGACCACACCTACTGGTTCGCCACCGAACGCACCGCCGAAGGTGGCAGCGCGCCCGGGGGCGAACACGCCTATCTGACGGCCAAGCTCGCCGACTGGGCGGATCCGATACCCCGCCTGGTCGCGACGACCGATCCGGGGGACCTCCTCCGAAACGACCTCTATGACAGGGCCCGCGCGGCGCGCTGGTCAGACGGGCGCGCGGTACTGATCGGCGATGCGGCGCATCCGATGCGCCCCCATCTGGGCCAGGGCGGCTGTCAGGGCATCGAGGACGCGGCGATCCTGGCCCGCTTCCTGAAGTTGGCCGATGATGTCCCGACGGCGTTCGAGCGATTCGAGGCATTCCGGAAACCGCGCGTCGGCATGCTCGTTCGGGAGGCGCAGACGCTCGGCAGGATCGTCAACGTGCGCCCGGCCGTCCTCAGCGGACTGGCGGGCCGAGCGACGGCGTTGATCCCCGAACGGATGGTCACCGCACATCTGGCGTGGATCGCGGCCGGGTCGGCGTTCGTTCTGCCGACGGCCGCGGATCTGGCGCGCTGA
- a CDS encoding transglycosylase family protein, whose amino-acid sequence MNVRKLAGKGLMAAAISGALAVVPMALDGGTATAHADSVNWDAIAQCESGGNWAINTGNGHFGGLQFKQATWSANGGVGNPARAPRHEQIRVAENVLRTQGIKAWPKCGAKGMAAQVWGNPAPSAPVPAVTPAATPGRVNGCATMPTSVFGGIVDLRKMCTALFVPRSAR is encoded by the coding sequence ATGAATGTTCGCAAGCTTGCAGGTAAGGGCCTGATGGCCGCCGCGATCTCCGGAGCTCTGGCCGTTGTGCCGATGGCGCTCGACGGTGGCACCGCCACCGCGCACGCCGACTCCGTCAACTGGGACGCGATCGCGCAGTGCGAGTCCGGCGGTAACTGGGCCATCAACACCGGTAACGGACACTTCGGTGGCCTCCAGTTCAAGCAGGCCACCTGGTCGGCCAACGGCGGTGTCGGTAACCCGGCGCGCGCTCCGCGGCACGAGCAGATCCGGGTCGCCGAGAACGTCCTGCGCACCCAGGGCATCAAGGCATGGCCGAAGTGCGGTGCGAAGGGCATGGCCGCTCAGGTGTGGGGCAATCCGGCGCCCTCGGCACCGGTGCCTGCGGTGACGCCTGCGGCGACACCGGGCAGGGTCAACGGCTGCGCGACGATGCCGACCTCGGTCTTCGGCGGGATCGTCGACCTGCGCAAGATGTGCACCGCACTGTTCGTCCCGCGCTCCGCGCGCTGA
- a CDS encoding transglycosylase family protein, with product MKNIRNTFGLATIAGALAVAPLALAGTANADGVNWDAVAACESGGNWSINTGNGYYGGLQFTMGTWQSNGGSGSPHHASREEQIRVANNVLQTQGIGAWPTCGGRG from the coding sequence TTGAAGAACATCCGCAATACGTTTGGGCTGGCCACGATCGCCGGTGCACTCGCAGTCGCACCCCTGGCACTGGCCGGCACCGCGAATGCGGACGGCGTCAACTGGGACGCCGTGGCAGCGTGCGAATCGGGCGGTAACTGGTCGATCAACACGGGCAACGGCTACTACGGCGGCCTGCAGTTCACGATGGGTACCTGGCAGTCCAACGGCGGCTCGGGTTCGCCGCACCACGCCAGCCGCGAAGAGCAGATCCGCGTCGCGAACAACGTGCTGCAGACGCAGGGCATCGGCGCGTGGCCGACCTGCGGTGGGCGGGGCTGA
- the mobA gene encoding molybdenum cofactor guanylyltransferase: MTSSLSLAAVVLAGGASRRMGRDKATLGVDGGSGAGTTMVEHVVSVVGERCSPVFVVAAPGQALPALDAVVLRDEVGGVGPLLATGRGLRAAAEAGREYAFVSAVDMPALTSDVIDVLAGPARSSGADVVLPWDGRDHYLAGIYRTALHTVVSDLVQAGARSMRAFVDRVDTQRIVLPEQPALANVNTVADLEAIRPPRLVQQIHHR, from the coding sequence GTGACGTCGTCGCTGTCGTTGGCTGCCGTTGTTCTTGCTGGTGGAGCTTCGCGGCGGATGGGCCGGGACAAGGCCACCCTCGGCGTCGACGGTGGCTCCGGCGCCGGGACGACCATGGTCGAACACGTGGTGTCGGTCGTCGGCGAACGGTGTTCCCCCGTCTTCGTGGTCGCCGCCCCCGGGCAGGCGCTGCCCGCTCTCGATGCCGTCGTGCTGCGCGACGAGGTCGGCGGAGTGGGGCCGCTGTTGGCCACCGGCAGGGGACTGCGCGCGGCGGCCGAGGCCGGCCGCGAATACGCCTTCGTGAGCGCCGTGGACATGCCGGCGCTGACGTCCGACGTGATCGACGTGCTGGCCGGACCTGCCCGCAGTTCGGGTGCCGACGTGGTGCTTCCGTGGGACGGTCGCGACCACTACCTGGCGGGCATCTACCGAACGGCTCTGCACACCGTGGTGTCGGATCTGGTGCAGGCGGGCGCCCGCAGCATGCGCGCGTTCGTCGACCGGGTCGACACCCAGCGCATCGTGCTCCCCGAGCAGCCCGCCCTCGCGAACGTCAACACCGTCGCCGATCTGGAGGCCATCCGGCCGCCGCGGCTCGTCCAGCAAATTCACCATCGATAA
- a CDS encoding 2-oxoacid:ferredoxin oxidoreductase subunit beta: MTTARSEADRASAQLVGNDLGLTPGGLTKTSLVPKTDAPQKGKDFTSDQEVRWCPGCGDYVILNTIRNFLPELGLRRENIAFVSGIGCSSRFPYYLETYGFHSIHGRAPTIATGLALAREDLSVWVVTGDGDALSIGGNHLIHALRRNINITILLFNNRIYGLTKGQYSPTSETGKVTKSTPMGSLDYPFNPVSLALGAEATFVGRALDSDRKGLTEVLRGAAEHRGAALVEIMQDCPIFNDGSFDALRKEGAEERLINLAHGEPITFGADGEYCVVKSGYGLEVAKTADVSAEEIVVHDATLQDPAYAFALSRLSEQNLDHMVMGIFRRVNKPTYDDAARDQIASARSSRAHDTAALQSLLRGKDTWTVD, encoded by the coding sequence ATGACAACAGCGAGAAGCGAAGCGGATCGCGCATCGGCCCAGCTCGTCGGTAACGACCTCGGACTGACCCCTGGCGGTCTGACGAAGACCAGCCTGGTGCCCAAGACCGATGCACCGCAGAAGGGCAAGGACTTCACCAGCGACCAGGAGGTCCGCTGGTGCCCGGGTTGCGGTGACTACGTCATCCTCAACACGATCCGCAATTTCCTTCCGGAGCTCGGGCTGCGCCGCGAGAACATCGCGTTCGTCAGCGGCATCGGCTGCTCCAGCCGGTTCCCGTACTACCTGGAGACCTACGGATTCCACTCGATCCACGGGCGTGCGCCGACCATCGCCACCGGACTGGCGCTGGCCCGCGAGGACCTGTCGGTCTGGGTGGTGACCGGTGACGGCGACGCGCTGTCGATCGGCGGCAACCACCTGATCCACGCGCTGCGACGCAACATCAACATCACGATCCTGCTGTTCAACAACCGGATCTACGGTCTGACCAAGGGGCAGTACTCGCCCACGTCGGAGACGGGCAAGGTCACCAAGTCCACCCCGATGGGCTCGCTGGACTACCCGTTCAATCCGGTGTCGCTGGCACTGGGCGCCGAGGCGACGTTCGTCGGTCGCGCGCTGGACTCCGATCGCAAGGGTCTGACCGAGGTGCTGCGCGGCGCGGCCGAGCACCGAGGCGCGGCGCTGGTCGAGATCATGCAGGACTGCCCGATCTTCAACGACGGGTCGTTCGACGCGCTGCGTAAGGAAGGCGCCGAAGAGCGGCTCATCAACCTCGCGCACGGTGAACCGATCACCTTCGGCGCCGACGGCGAGTACTGCGTGGTCAAGTCCGGCTACGGCCTGGAGGTCGCGAAGACCGCCGACGTGTCCGCCGAGGAGATCGTGGTCCACGACGCGACCCTGCAGGACCCCGCGTACGCGTTCGCGTTGTCGCGCCTGTCCGAGCAGAACCTCGACCACATGGTCATGGGCATCTTCCGCCGGGTGAACAAGCCGACCTACGACGACGCCGCCCGGGATCAGATCGCCAGCGCGCGGAGTTCGCGCGCGCACGACACCGCGGCGCTGCAGTCCCTGCTGCGCGGCAAGGACACCTGGACCGTCGACTGA
- a CDS encoding 2-oxoacid:acceptor oxidoreductase subunit alpha yields the protein MGENGNVASQATSAPRQKLEKVVIRFAGDSGDGMQLTGDRFTSEAALFGNDLATQPNYPAEIRAPQGTLPGVSSFQIQIADYDILTAGDRPDVLVAMNPAALKANVSDLPRGGLIIANSDEFTKRNLAKVGYDANPLESDELSDYVVQAVPMTTLTLGAVEEIGATKKDGQRAKNMFALGLLSWMYGRELEHSEAFIREKFARKPDVAEANVLALKAGWNFGETTEAFATTYEVAPAKLKTGEYRQISGNTALAYGIVAAGQLSDLQVVLGTYPITPASDILHELSKHKNFNVMTFQAEDEIAGIGAAIGASYGGALGVTSTSGPGISLKSEAIGLAVMTELPLLIIDVQRGGPSTGLPTKTEQADLLQAMFGRNGESPVALLAPRSPSDCFDIAVEAVRIAINYHTPVMILSDGAIANGSEPWAIPDISTYEPIEHTFAKEGEPFQPYARDPETLARQFAVPGTPGLAHRIGGLESANGSGNISYEPKNHDLMVRLRQEKIAGITVPDLEVDDPTGDAELLLLGWGSSYGPIGEACRRARRKGIKVAHAQVRHLNPFPANLGDVLNKYAKVVVPEMNLGQLALLLRGRYLVDVQSVTKVEGMAFLADEVEGIIDSALDGTLGDKEIEKAKFARLAAATVEGVGVSA from the coding sequence GTGGGAGAGAACGGCAACGTGGCCAGCCAAGCGACCTCAGCGCCTCGGCAGAAGCTGGAAAAGGTCGTCATCCGGTTCGCCGGTGACTCCGGTGACGGTATGCAGCTCACGGGCGACCGCTTCACCTCCGAAGCCGCCCTGTTCGGCAACGACCTTGCCACCCAACCGAATTACCCCGCCGAGATCCGCGCGCCCCAGGGCACGCTGCCCGGCGTCTCGTCGTTCCAGATCCAGATCGCCGACTACGACATCCTCACCGCGGGCGACCGTCCCGACGTCCTCGTCGCGATGAACCCCGCCGCGCTGAAGGCCAACGTGTCCGATCTGCCGCGCGGCGGCCTGATCATCGCCAACTCCGACGAGTTCACCAAGCGCAACCTCGCCAAGGTCGGCTACGACGCCAACCCGCTGGAGAGCGACGAACTGTCCGACTACGTCGTCCAGGCCGTCCCGATGACCACGCTCACGCTCGGCGCGGTCGAGGAGATCGGCGCCACCAAGAAGGACGGTCAGCGGGCGAAGAACATGTTCGCGCTCGGCCTGCTGTCCTGGATGTACGGACGCGAGCTGGAGCACAGCGAGGCGTTCATCCGGGAGAAGTTCGCCCGCAAACCCGATGTCGCCGAGGCCAACGTCCTCGCACTCAAGGCCGGGTGGAACTTCGGCGAGACGACCGAGGCGTTCGCGACCACCTACGAGGTCGCTCCCGCCAAGCTCAAGACGGGCGAGTACCGGCAGATCTCCGGTAACACCGCACTGGCGTACGGCATCGTGGCGGCCGGGCAATTGTCCGACCTGCAGGTGGTTCTCGGCACCTACCCGATCACGCCGGCCTCGGACATCCTCCACGAGCTGTCCAAGCACAAGAACTTCAACGTGATGACGTTCCAGGCCGAGGACGAGATCGCCGGTATCGGTGCCGCGATCGGCGCCTCGTATGGTGGCGCGCTCGGGGTGACGAGCACCTCGGGACCCGGCATCTCGCTGAAATCCGAGGCCATCGGCCTGGCCGTGATGACCGAGCTGCCGCTGCTCATCATCGACGTGCAGCGGGGCGGACCGTCGACGGGTCTGCCCACCAAGACCGAGCAGGCGGACCTGCTTCAGGCCATGTTCGGCCGCAACGGGGAGTCCCCGGTCGCGCTGCTCGCGCCGCGCTCCCCGTCGGACTGCTTCGACATCGCCGTGGAGGCCGTCCGGATCGCGATCAACTACCACACGCCGGTGATGATCCTGTCCGACGGCGCGATCGCCAACGGTTCGGAGCCGTGGGCGATCCCGGACATCTCCACCTACGAACCGATCGAGCACACCTTCGCCAAGGAAGGCGAGCCCTTCCAGCCCTACGCCCGCGATCCCGAGACGCTGGCCCGTCAGTTCGCGGTGCCCGGCACCCCGGGTCTCGCCCACCGCATCGGTGGCCTCGAATCCGCGAACGGCTCGGGCAACATCTCCTACGAGCCGAAGAACCACGACCTGATGGTGCGGCTGCGGCAGGAGAAGATCGCCGGTATCACGGTGCCCGATCTCGAGGTCGACGACCCGACCGGGGACGCCGAGCTCCTGCTGCTCGGCTGGGGCTCCAGCTACGGGCCGATCGGTGAGGCCTGCCGCCGGGCCCGCCGCAAGGGCATCAAGGTCGCCCACGCCCAGGTCCGTCATCTCAATCCGTTCCCGGCCAACCTCGGCGACGTGCTCAACAAGTACGCGAAGGTTGTCGTGCCCGAGATGAACCTCGGCCAGCTCGCGCTGCTGCTGCGTGGCCGCTACCTGGTCGACGTGCAGTCGGTGACCAAGGTCGAGGGCATGGCGTTCCTGGCCGACGAGGTCGAGGGCATCATCGACTCGGCGCTGGACGGAACGCTCGGCGACAAGGAAATCGAGAAGGCCAAATTCGCGCGGTTGGCGGCGGCCACCGTCGAGGGTGTGGGAGTGAGCGCATGA
- a CDS encoding IS5 family transposase (programmed frameshift) — protein sequence MSRFQLLTDAQWSLIEELLPARTGKKGRPFRDARQMLEGIIYRYRCGIAWRDVPEVFGPWQTIWTWHRRMSAEGTWDLVLARLLATADQAGIIDWSVSVDSTIARAHQHATNITRETQGAGSNYTNLASEPPDHGIGRSRGGLTSKIHHLVDGHGRPLVVLVGAGQANDGPVLEHLLAHLKVERRGPGRARTRPNRLRGDKAYSSRATRQRLRRRGIVAVIPEPSDQIGHRKRRGTHGGRPPAFDAEDYKGRNVVERNFNTVKQWRGLATRYDKLAIVYRGAAVLRAITLWLPHLSDTP from the exons ATGTCGCGGTTTCAGCTGCTCACCGATGCTCAGTGGTCATTGATTGAAGAGCTTCTTCCTGCTCGAACAGGCAAGAAGGGCAGGCCTTTTCGAGATGCCCGGCAGATGCTCGAGGGGATCATTTATCGGTACCGGTGCGGGATCGCCTGGCGAGACGTACCCGAGGTGTTCGGACCGTGGCAGACGATCTGGACCTGGCATCGACGAATGAGTGCCGAGGGCACCTGGGATCTGGTGCTGGCGCGGTTGCTGGCCACCGCCGACCAAGCCGGGATTATCGATTGGTCGGTGTCGGTGGATTCGACGATCGCGCGCGCTCATCAGCACGCCACAAACATCACCCGTGA GACACAGGGGGCTGGGTCGAATTACACGAATCTGGCGAGCGAGCCGCCTGACCACGGCATTGGCCGCTCCCGCGGCGGGTTGACCAGCAAGATCCATCACCTCGTCGACGGCCATGGACGACCTCTGGTGGTGCTCGTGGGCGCCGGCCAGGCCAACGACGGACCGGTCCTGGAACATTTGCTCGCCCACCTGAAAGTCGAGCGCCGCGGCCCGGGCAGAGCTCGCACCCGGCCCAATCGACTCCGTGGCGATAAGGCCTATTCCAGCCGAGCTACCCGACAGCGGCTGCGTCGACGAGGGATCGTCGCCGTCATTCCCGAACCGTCCGATCAGATCGGCCACCGCAAACGCCGCGGCACCCACGGCGGACGACCACCCGCGTTCGACGCCGAGGACTACAAGGGCCGCAACGTCGTTGAACGCAACTTCAATACCGTAAAACAATGGCGCGGCCTCGCCACCCGCTATGACAAGCTCGCCATCGTCTACCGCGGCGCAGCAGTCCTACGGGCCATCACCCTCTGGCTGCCGCATTTATCAGACACGCCCTAG